In one window of Leptospira sp. GIMC2001 DNA:
- a CDS encoding FecR family protein produces the protein MNGKISGNYTKALMLMVFTLVCMAIFSCKEDPKPDIADSPKISTNTAVVIFTVGDVSIEGVKLKQGDILQPGIKVTTGKKSSCELQVREHESEIVIQLKQNSEFILEDKTGPGEVKSSVTLGNALFKVNKPLKKGESIQVVAPTFVAGVRGTEFSLDVAKNGDSKVSVVSGKVSAIHRIAELDDLPTDIIEKSQFLQNSVYKLEENETIIEPGEKVLITKKESDKILNDSRIKEAIKIAKSSSTDESGTAIALKIDDNFRKTVNVNKEAIIPAPVVQKMEAKDLQKQIKEFENLIALEQIKLQDSISTNAELKKINEERKEIMIQKIEEITGKASETLILTSGTKVKGVIFQEGDTYIVLTPEGRKEFQESEVEGTEF, from the coding sequence ATGAATGGAAAAATTTCCGGAAATTATACCAAAGCTTTAATGCTTATGGTTTTTACACTCGTATGCATGGCAATATTTTCTTGCAAAGAAGATCCCAAGCCTGATATAGCTGACTCACCAAAAATCTCAACTAACACAGCAGTTGTAATTTTTACGGTCGGAGATGTAAGTATCGAGGGTGTGAAGCTTAAACAAGGTGACATCTTGCAACCTGGAATAAAGGTTACAACAGGCAAGAAATCTTCTTGCGAACTACAAGTTAGAGAGCACGAATCTGAAATTGTAATTCAATTAAAACAAAATTCAGAATTTATCCTGGAAGATAAAACTGGACCAGGTGAAGTTAAATCAAGTGTAACTTTGGGAAATGCATTGTTCAAAGTAAACAAGCCTCTCAAGAAAGGAGAAAGTATTCAAGTTGTAGCACCGACCTTTGTCGCTGGTGTTCGCGGCACAGAATTTTCTTTAGACGTTGCTAAGAACGGAGATTCTAAAGTTAGTGTTGTGAGCGGAAAGGTTTCTGCAATTCATCGGATTGCGGAACTAGATGATTTACCAACGGATATAATTGAGAAATCGCAATTTCTTCAGAATTCGGTTTATAAATTGGAAGAAAATGAAACCATTATTGAACCGGGAGAAAAAGTCTTAATAACTAAGAAGGAATCTGATAAAATACTGAACGATTCTCGAATTAAAGAAGCAATCAAAATTGCAAAATCCAGTTCAACTGATGAAAGTGGAACAGCAATTGCGCTAAAGATTGATGATAATTTTAGGAAGACTGTAAATGTTAATAAGGAAGCCATCATTCCGGCACCAGTTGTGCAAAAAATGGAAGCAAAAGATTTACAAAAACAGATTAAAGAATTTGAAAATCTAATTGCATTAGAGCAAATCAAGTTACAAGATTCAATTTCGACAAATGCTGAGTTGAAGAAGATAAATGAAGAACGAAAAGAAATAATGATTCAAAAGATTGAAGAAATTACAGGTAAGGCTTCAGAAACTTTGATACTAACAAGTGGAACTAAAGTGAAAGGAGTGATTTTTCAAGAGGGTGATACCTATATAGTTCTTACACCTGAAGGACGTAAAGAATTTCAAGAATCGGAAGTAGAAGGAACAGAATTTTAA
- a CDS encoding peptidylprolyl isomerase → MTKAIFKTNHGTFTAELDMEKAPITAGNFKKLASEGFYNGLTFHRIIPKFMIQGGCPQGTGTGGPGYKIQDEFHPDLKNLTYTLSMANAGPNTGGSQFFINVNDNNFLNNRHAVFGKVTEGTDLVLKISNVKTGFQDAPVEKVVMESIEIVES, encoded by the coding sequence ATGACAAAAGCAATTTTCAAAACAAATCATGGAACTTTTACAGCCGAGCTAGATATGGAGAAGGCACCAATTACAGCGGGCAATTTCAAAAAACTTGCAAGCGAGGGATTTTATAACGGACTAACATTTCACCGAATCATTCCGAAGTTCATGATTCAAGGTGGATGTCCACAAGGAACAGGAACTGGTGGACCGGGATATAAGATTCAAGACGAATTTCATCCTGATCTAAAAAATCTTACCTACACATTGTCTATGGCTAATGCTGGACCAAATACTGGTGGATCCCAGTTTTTTATAAATGTAAATGATAATAATTTTCTTAACAATCGTCATGCGGTTTTTGGCAAAGTTACAGAAGGAACAGATTTAGTATTAAAAATCTCTAATGTGAAAACAGGATTCCAAGATGCACCCGTTGAGAAGGTCGTAATGGAATCAATAGAGATAGTAGAAAGTTAA
- a CDS encoding LysR family transcriptional regulator: MEFRQIRMFMEIAEAGTFLKASERMGLTQPALSRQIFLLEKELACKLINRGSKSITLTSEGEKFLEYSYKLRILWNEMNESMKTGDSLINGKYSISAGGTVVAWIMPSVLKVLKRKYPNIQISLREGDLVDTKESLLSGLVDIGILTEPVEIAGLIKHPFFQDKIIPIAPINHKILQKKKININDLLQEDLIFYHPSSAMQRLIDRKWKSLFKNKTPKLSMELRSVESVIKSVEAGLGIGFVSEYSLNSRIVAIPIPELYIERKFSICTRQNNRKALNLLIQEIVEISKTLYSKK, translated from the coding sequence ATGGAATTCAGACAAATTCGAATGTTTATGGAAATTGCCGAAGCTGGAACTTTTCTCAAAGCTTCTGAAAGAATGGGTCTAACTCAGCCTGCACTTTCGCGACAGATATTTCTTTTAGAAAAAGAGTTAGCTTGTAAGCTTATTAACCGCGGATCTAAATCAATCACTCTTACTTCTGAAGGTGAGAAGTTTTTAGAATATTCATATAAGCTTCGAATTCTATGGAACGAAATGAATGAGTCTATGAAAACTGGTGATTCACTCATTAATGGCAAATATTCTATTTCAGCAGGTGGGACTGTTGTTGCTTGGATCATGCCTTCAGTGCTCAAGGTTTTGAAAAGGAAATATCCTAATATTCAAATTTCCCTACGAGAAGGCGATTTAGTCGATACAAAGGAATCTCTATTGTCAGGCTTAGTAGATATTGGAATACTAACAGAGCCAGTTGAAATCGCAGGATTAATAAAGCATCCTTTCTTTCAGGATAAGATTATTCCCATCGCTCCGATAAATCATAAAATATTACAAAAAAAGAAAATAAACATAAACGATCTCCTGCAAGAAGATCTTATATTTTACCATCCGTCTTCCGCAATGCAACGATTGATTGATAGGAAATGGAAATCATTATTCAAGAATAAAACTCCAAAGTTGAGTATGGAATTGCGGAGTGTAGAATCAGTTATCAAATCCGTTGAGGCAGGTTTAGGAATTGGTTTTGTTTCAGAATATTCATTGAATTCTAGAATAGTTGCAATACCGATTCCTGAATTGTATATCGAGAGGAAGTTCTCCATATGTACGAGGCAAAACAATAGAAAAGCATTGAATCTACTTATTCAAGAAATTGTAGAGATTTCGAAAACTCTATACTCTAAGAAATAA
- a CDS encoding SDR family NAD(P)-dependent oxidoreductase: MSFKDQTIWITGASSGIGKALAIRFLREGAYVILSGRKVNQLTDVSEISKEHSLVLPFDTTDFDSLPDKVETAWNWRSGVDMLINNAGVSQRSFALDTKFEVYRQLIEIDYLAPVALTQLILPKMTARKKGHLAVVSSVAGKVGPPLRSGYSGAKHAIIGYFDCIRAELEEFFNIHVSTILPGSVRTNIAINSFAGDGSSRGKSDTNIENGMELDHAIDLIMDGLRNKRREINVSDGVELAAQNLRASDPEKLFKVTATEGFRLSQLRESEGPKVSMDPGDVRNFKV; encoded by the coding sequence ATGAGTTTTAAAGATCAAACAATATGGATTACAGGTGCTTCTTCTGGAATTGGAAAAGCTCTTGCGATCCGATTTTTAAGAGAGGGTGCCTATGTCATTCTTTCTGGCCGCAAAGTCAATCAACTAACAGACGTTTCAGAAATTTCGAAAGAACATTCATTGGTGTTACCGTTTGATACTACCGATTTCGATAGTCTTCCGGATAAAGTCGAAACAGCCTGGAACTGGCGCAGCGGTGTTGATATGCTTATAAATAATGCTGGAGTGAGTCAGAGAAGCTTTGCTTTAGATACAAAATTTGAAGTCTATCGTCAATTGATCGAAATTGATTACCTGGCTCCAGTCGCATTAACGCAATTGATACTGCCAAAAATGACTGCTAGAAAAAAAGGACATCTAGCGGTCGTAAGCTCCGTTGCAGGAAAAGTTGGTCCACCTCTGAGAAGCGGCTACTCTGGAGCAAAGCATGCGATCATCGGTTACTTTGATTGCATTCGTGCTGAACTAGAAGAATTCTTTAATATTCATGTAAGCACAATATTACCTGGTTCCGTAAGAACCAATATTGCTATCAACTCGTTTGCTGGAGATGGTTCTTCGCGCGGTAAAAGCGATACGAATATTGAAAATGGTATGGAACTAGATCATGCCATTGATCTTATTATGGATGGGCTAAGAAACAAACGCCGTGAAATCAATGTTTCTGATGGAGTGGAGCTCGCAGCTCAAAATTTGAGAGCGAGTGATCCGGAGAAACTTTTCAAAGTTACTGCAACCGAAGGATTTCGTCTTTCTCAATTGAGAGAATCGGAAGGTCCCAAAGTTTCTATGGATCCAGGAGATGTGCGTAATTTTAAGGTTTAA
- a CDS encoding RNA polymerase sigma factor: METNRREETLLKATQGDINAFQELFSEFQGQLKSFLYRLTTDRNDAEDYTHETFIKAFEKLSTFRGESSLKTWVFQIATNLVYNELKRRKQWTADVSEKAKNIVLSNKAVYDSIVKVHNSSISASYEIKEHIDTCFTCISKNLIIEKQIVILLKDVYDFAIHDICSVLNKSEGSIKYLLQDSRKTMTDIFDNRCSLVNKNGVCHQCSELNGWFNPKQDQQESIVKLELVDKSSRLKKEQLYKLRTKLIKAIDPLRTKGNELQAILLKCNRMAMGEVKILFLLLPILEILYVLQV, translated from the coding sequence ATGGAAACAAATCGTAGAGAAGAAACACTTCTGAAAGCAACTCAAGGTGATATAAATGCATTCCAGGAACTATTCTCAGAATTCCAAGGTCAGCTGAAATCTTTTTTATATCGCCTTACAACAGATAGGAATGATGCGGAAGATTACACTCATGAGACATTTATTAAAGCATTTGAAAAGCTCTCTACCTTTCGGGGAGAGTCATCTTTAAAAACTTGGGTTTTCCAAATCGCTACGAATTTAGTTTATAACGAACTTAAAAGAAGAAAACAATGGACAGCAGATGTAAGTGAAAAAGCGAAGAATATTGTTCTAAGCAACAAAGCTGTCTATGATTCTATCGTCAAGGTTCACAATTCTTCTATCTCAGCATCTTATGAAATAAAAGAACATATTGATACATGTTTTACATGCATATCTAAGAATCTTATTATTGAAAAACAAATTGTGATCCTTCTCAAGGATGTTTATGATTTTGCTATACATGATATATGTTCTGTTTTGAATAAATCTGAAGGATCAATAAAATATTTACTTCAAGATTCTAGAAAAACGATGACAGATATATTTGATAATCGATGCTCGCTTGTTAATAAAAATGGAGTATGTCATCAATGTTCAGAACTAAATGGTTGGTTCAATCCAAAACAAGATCAGCAAGAGTCAATCGTCAAACTAGAACTAGTTGACAAATCCAGTCGCTTGAAAAAGGAACAATTGTATAAACTACGGACTAAACTAATAAAAGCAATTGATCCATTGAGAACTAAGGGGAATGAATTGCAAGCCATCCTGTTGAAGTGCAATAGAATGGCTATGGGTGAAGTTAAAATTCTGTTCCTTCTACTTCCGATTCTTGAAATTCTTTACGTCCTTCAGGTGTAA
- a CDS encoding alpha-ketoglutarate-dependent dioxygenase AlkB family protein, with protein sequence MTSLFPQLTQPHSANLLTNDGAAFYYGKIFTNEESKKYLYDLTDNMDWKHDELIIFGKKIITKRKVAWYGSAPFSYTYSHTTKFANPWTEPLILIKSKIEKQLNRKFNSCLLNFYHDGNEGMSWHSDDETSLEQFGCIASVSFGAERRFDFRNIHNKNKISIVLENGSLMTMEGECQKNWQHSLPKSKKVTQPRINLTFRKFIGHLSNK encoded by the coding sequence ATGACCTCACTTTTTCCCCAATTAACTCAACCACATTCTGCGAATTTACTGACAAATGATGGCGCAGCATTCTATTATGGCAAAATTTTTACAAATGAAGAATCGAAAAAATACTTATATGATTTAACTGATAACATGGATTGGAAACACGATGAACTAATAATTTTTGGTAAAAAAATAATAACTAAAAGAAAGGTAGCGTGGTATGGAAGTGCTCCCTTTTCTTATACTTACTCTCACACAACTAAATTTGCAAATCCTTGGACAGAACCATTAATCCTAATTAAATCAAAAATCGAAAAACAACTAAATAGAAAATTCAATTCCTGCCTTCTAAATTTTTATCATGATGGCAATGAAGGAATGTCATGGCATAGCGATGATGAAACTAGCCTTGAACAATTCGGTTGTATTGCTTCTGTGAGTTTTGGAGCCGAAAGAAGATTTGACTTTCGGAATATTCATAATAAAAACAAAATTTCAATCGTGCTAGAGAATGGAAGCTTGATGACTATGGAAGGTGAATGCCAAAAGAATTGGCAACATAGTCTTCCGAAATCAAAAAAAGTCACGCAGCCTAGAATCAATTTGACCTTTCGAAAGTTTATTGGACACTTAAGTAATAAATAA
- a CDS encoding DUF5683 domain-containing protein encodes MIEIKLRNKKFTYLILVFFYFYNPILADDIFLKSGKTLTNVKTKITTDAIEVRSEDGKVIKFSKKEVKSLKVRSVVWKPPKIQKTEEEKILEQQEEESRVAEASIKGDEFIPRDPDDEINPWSNFALGLIPGYSGMYRTNDTWTAISFSVLETFALFYTYDVWQAKQTTLGFGDPTTGGLILAGSLIPAAPGGSNSYISVFGFYTESASTGYSGALSGFDYVKPGQPATTSQRYSTMKSTSIGILGMILFVDGVMSFFAADSWNEGTYGGEKSEDFIRPTTPMSRTLRSAFLPGWGQVYGGDKWKGYSWMVGGIALIGNVGRAEAAVSAAKREYRDSPGALGGIIGPVFLPNRGINSTQPERLSSYFLLSYLLSEPSYQKLESAVADRNNAWTFYGAYWLINLVDAYFFSGQNLENKSGKVSFFPSFQYQPVISGGNQVRWESLLEMTVVYHY; translated from the coding sequence ATGATCGAAATCAAGCTGCGAAATAAAAAATTTACATATTTAATCTTAGTATTTTTTTATTTTTATAATCCAATACTAGCTGATGATATTTTCCTTAAATCAGGCAAGACGTTAACGAATGTAAAAACAAAGATTACAACGGATGCGATTGAAGTTCGTTCTGAAGATGGTAAAGTTATTAAATTTTCTAAAAAAGAAGTTAAGAGCTTAAAAGTTAGATCTGTCGTTTGGAAGCCACCCAAGATTCAAAAAACGGAAGAAGAAAAGATCCTAGAACAGCAAGAAGAGGAAAGTCGTGTAGCTGAGGCATCGATCAAAGGTGATGAATTTATTCCAAGAGATCCCGATGATGAGATCAACCCATGGTCCAATTTTGCCCTTGGTTTGATTCCAGGATATAGTGGAATGTATCGGACCAATGATACATGGACAGCTATTAGTTTTTCAGTATTGGAAACTTTTGCTCTATTCTATACTTATGATGTCTGGCAAGCGAAACAAACTACCCTAGGATTTGGTGATCCAACTACGGGTGGTTTAATATTGGCAGGCTCATTGATACCGGCGGCGCCTGGCGGTTCCAATAGTTATATTAGTGTGTTTGGTTTTTACACTGAATCAGCTAGTACTGGTTATTCGGGAGCCCTATCTGGTTTTGATTATGTTAAACCAGGTCAGCCTGCAACTACATCGCAGAGATATTCAACAATGAAAAGTACATCAATTGGTATACTCGGTATGATTCTATTTGTCGATGGCGTGATGTCATTTTTTGCAGCAGATTCATGGAACGAAGGAACTTATGGTGGGGAAAAGTCGGAGGATTTTATTCGACCAACAACACCAATGTCGCGGACACTTCGTTCAGCATTTCTGCCAGGTTGGGGACAAGTTTATGGTGGGGATAAATGGAAAGGATATTCCTGGATGGTTGGTGGAATTGCTTTGATCGGAAATGTTGGGAGAGCGGAAGCTGCAGTAAGTGCAGCGAAAAGAGAATATAGGGACTCCCCTGGCGCATTAGGCGGAATCATTGGTCCTGTGTTTTTACCGAATCGAGGAATAAATTCTACCCAACCTGAAAGACTTAGCTCGTATTTTTTGTTATCTTACTTATTGAGTGAACCAAGTTATCAAAAGTTGGAATCTGCTGTTGCAGATCGGAACAATGCTTGGACTTTCTATGGAGCTTATTGGTTGATCAATTTGGTTGATGCCTATTTCTTTAGCGGTCAAAATTTGGAAAATAAATCTGGAAAGGTTAGTTTTTTTCCAAGCTTTCAATACCAGCCAGTTATATCGGGTGGCAATCAAGTTAGATGGGAATCGCTACTGGAAATGACAGTGGTATATCATTACTAG
- a CDS encoding NADP-dependent oxidoreductase, protein MGITNKKICLKSRAVGLANESNFYLKTEELPEIDKGQFLTKNLWLSIDPFLVGRIRDEKNYTETVPIDGMIPGYTISEVLESKNSEYPIGTLLFGYYGWQQYAIGSGSKNEQMQKVPKDLAPLSAWLGVLGVSGFTAYFGLYDLGKPMIGETVIISTAAGSVGSIVGQLAKLSGCRAVGITSSEEKCNILLNEYGFDAAVNYKDKDNLSSALKAACPNGADVYFDNVGGDLSDEVLKILNDHSRIIVCGRTSIAHLSDTSLDVGPRDHNALLVKRIKKMGYLALDYAPQFMKCTMIFAKLLKSGKIKYREDILEGIENAPEAFIRMMNGKNLGKQLVKIF, encoded by the coding sequence ATGGGAATTACAAATAAGAAGATCTGTTTAAAATCAAGGGCAGTAGGACTCGCTAATGAATCAAATTTTTATTTAAAAACCGAAGAGTTACCTGAGATCGACAAGGGACAATTTTTAACCAAAAATCTTTGGCTATCGATTGATCCATTTTTAGTCGGACGCATTCGTGATGAAAAAAATTATACAGAAACTGTACCAATTGATGGAATGATTCCAGGTTATACGATATCGGAAGTTCTGGAATCTAAAAACTCAGAATACCCTATTGGCACACTGCTCTTTGGATACTATGGTTGGCAACAATATGCAATAGGATCGGGATCCAAAAATGAACAAATGCAAAAGGTTCCAAAAGATTTGGCTCCACTTTCTGCTTGGTTAGGTGTACTCGGAGTATCTGGATTTACTGCTTATTTTGGCTTATATGATCTCGGCAAACCTATGATAGGTGAAACAGTAATAATTAGTACTGCTGCTGGATCGGTTGGATCCATAGTGGGTCAACTAGCAAAATTATCTGGATGCCGCGCAGTTGGTATCACCAGTTCGGAAGAGAAATGCAATATATTACTAAATGAGTATGGATTTGATGCAGCCGTAAACTATAAAGACAAAGACAATCTGTCATCCGCACTCAAGGCAGCCTGTCCAAATGGAGCCGATGTTTATTTTGATAATGTCGGTGGCGATTTGAGTGATGAAGTTTTGAAAATTCTGAACGATCACTCAAGAATCATTGTGTGTGGACGAACAAGTATTGCGCATCTTAGCGATACAAGTTTAGATGTAGGTCCTCGTGATCATAATGCTTTGTTAGTAAAAAGAATCAAAAAAATGGGCTACTTAGCATTGGATTACGCTCCACAGTTCATGAAATGCACTATGATTTTCGCCAAGCTACTTAAATCAGGAAAGATCAAATACCGTGAAGATATTTTAGAAGGTATTGAAAATGCTCCAGAAGCATTTATCAGAATGATGAATGGTAAAAATCTTGGTAAGCAATTGGTTAAGATTTTTTAA
- a CDS encoding DUF3592 domain-containing protein encodes MGLCFSVGNFENHASNSGMNAYRNASYAGFVLYFIGIVLFIYGFANLSIELDLDEKGLKATGEVYDLEVTEPYRQAWVVFQTQDGKTVRFMDKLFWNQDFEKYTVGQKVEVLYDPANPNQTAVIDDFFQRTTAPWWPVIVGSIIILVGYVMRKVMLRKAAAFDRSR; translated from the coding sequence ATGGGTTTGTGTTTTTCTGTTGGAAATTTTGAGAATCATGCATCCAATTCAGGCATGAACGCCTATCGAAATGCCTCCTATGCTGGGTTTGTTTTGTATTTTATCGGAATTGTGTTATTCATCTATGGGTTTGCGAACTTATCGATTGAATTGGATCTAGATGAGAAAGGGCTCAAAGCAACCGGAGAAGTATATGATCTAGAGGTAACGGAACCTTATCGGCAGGCTTGGGTTGTTTTCCAGACTCAAGACGGTAAGACGGTTCGATTCATGGACAAATTGTTCTGGAACCAAGATTTCGAAAAATATACGGTGGGGCAAAAAGTAGAAGTTCTCTACGATCCTGCAAATCCGAACCAAACAGCCGTGATCGATGATTTCTTCCAGAGAACGACGGCGCCATGGTGGCCCGTGATCGTTGGTTCCATTATAATTCTAGTTGGTTATGTAATGAGAAAGGTAATGCTTAGAAAGGCTGCAGCTTTTGATCGATCTCGATAA
- the leuC gene encoding 3-isopropylmalate dehydratase large subunit, which produces MKPKTLYDKIWDLKRITSDGEEDILYVDLHLVHEVTSPQAFEGIRNKNRKIRRRDRTFSIMDHNVSTQSRDINVAEPTSFAQMNLLKKNAKEFQIPLLEIDHPDQGIVHVVGPELGLTQPGNVIVCGDSHTSTHGAFGALAFGIGTSDIEHVFATQTIRMQKSKNMLVVLEGTVSQYISSKDIALYMIGEIGTAGGQGYVIEYTGSVIREMSMESRMTICNLSVEAGARAGLIAPDDKTFQYLFGRRNAPTEDKWNKKLEEWKKLISDPNAQYDKILKIDISKCKSMVTWGTNPSQVINLRQSIPNPDSFENIEQRMHARSALNYMDLSPGSYLKDYEINKVFIGSCTNSRIEDLRVVASIAKGRKVSPHVKAIIVPGSSSVRRQAEAEGLDKLFVDAGFEWRHPGCSMCLGMNDDQLEEGDRCASTSNRNFENRQGRNGRTHLVSPLVATISAILGKLGDMDSLNESESVV; this is translated from the coding sequence ATGAAACCAAAAACTTTATACGATAAAATCTGGGATTTAAAACGAATAACATCAGATGGAGAAGAGGATATTCTTTATGTAGATTTACATCTTGTTCATGAAGTAACCTCGCCTCAAGCTTTTGAAGGGATTAGAAATAAAAATAGAAAAATACGAAGGAGAGATAGAACTTTTTCTATTATGGACCATAATGTATCAACTCAATCAAGAGATATAAATGTTGCTGAACCCACATCTTTTGCTCAAATGAATCTACTCAAAAAGAATGCGAAAGAATTCCAAATACCTTTGCTTGAAATCGATCATCCAGACCAAGGAATTGTTCATGTGGTTGGTCCAGAACTTGGATTGACTCAGCCTGGGAATGTAATTGTCTGTGGGGATTCTCATACATCTACACATGGTGCTTTCGGTGCACTAGCATTCGGAATTGGAACGAGTGACATAGAACATGTATTTGCCACGCAAACAATTCGAATGCAAAAATCCAAAAATATGTTAGTGGTTCTAGAAGGCACTGTATCGCAATATATTTCCTCTAAGGATATAGCTTTATATATGATTGGAGAAATTGGAACTGCTGGCGGTCAAGGATATGTGATCGAATATACAGGATCTGTAATCAGAGAAATGTCAATGGAATCCAGAATGACTATCTGTAACTTGAGTGTTGAAGCGGGAGCTAGAGCTGGATTAATAGCACCAGATGACAAAACTTTTCAGTATTTATTCGGTAGAAGGAACGCACCAACAGAAGATAAATGGAATAAAAAATTGGAAGAATGGAAAAAATTAATTTCTGATCCAAATGCTCAGTATGATAAGATATTAAAAATTGATATATCCAAATGCAAATCAATGGTTACTTGGGGAACTAACCCATCTCAGGTGATAAACTTGCGACAATCTATACCCAATCCAGATTCTTTTGAGAATATAGAGCAGAGAATGCACGCTCGTTCCGCGTTGAATTATATGGATTTAAGTCCTGGGAGTTATCTAAAGGATTATGAAATCAACAAAGTTTTCATAGGATCTTGTACGAATTCACGAATAGAGGATCTAAGAGTTGTCGCATCGATTGCAAAAGGTCGTAAAGTGTCACCACATGTTAAGGCAATCATTGTTCCTGGATCAAGTAGTGTTCGCAGGCAAGCTGAAGCGGAAGGTTTGGACAAATTGTTCGTTGATGCTGGATTTGAGTGGAGGCATCCAGGTTGTTCCATGTGCCTTGGAATGAACGATGATCAGCTTGAAGAAGGAGATAGATGTGCTTCAACATCTAATCGCAATTTTGAGAATCGACAAGGACGAAATGGAAGAACTCATTTGGTTAGTCCACTAGTTGCAACAATTTCAGCAATACTTGGCAAACTAGGTGATATGGATTCATTGAATGAATCGGAATCTGTAGTTTGA
- a CDS encoding response regulator, with the protein MSKQKYTAAIIDDNSQYREFIKKVLVQDPIFEKIEEYKSGEEFLSLNRDILPDLIFLDIHLPHLSGIDLLRIIRKRSQDAKVIMITNSDSEETIFQCIKQGALGYIYKMDVKSIKEVYDIILKGGAVFSPTIALRIANQIHQKEKISQDDILTDRERQILQLIIACKKDNDIADLLKISHSTVRFHVKNICQKFEAKNKMELTKIVRDTGWF; encoded by the coding sequence ATGAGCAAACAGAAGTATACAGCCGCAATTATTGATGATAATTCTCAATATAGAGAATTTATTAAAAAAGTTTTAGTACAAGATCCCATTTTCGAAAAAATCGAAGAATATAAAAGTGGCGAAGAATTTCTTAGCCTAAACCGAGATATACTACCTGATCTTATCTTTTTGGATATACATTTACCGCACCTATCTGGCATTGATTTGCTTCGTATCATAAGAAAGAGAAGTCAGGATGCTAAAGTTATTATGATTACTAATTCTGATTCTGAGGAAACAATTTTCCAATGTATTAAGCAAGGTGCACTGGGCTATATTTACAAAATGGATGTAAAAAGTATTAAGGAAGTCTATGATATTATACTTAAGGGTGGAGCAGTATTTTCGCCAACAATTGCTCTAAGAATCGCAAATCAGATCCATCAGAAAGAAAAGATTTCCCAGGATGATATTCTTACTGATAGGGAACGACAAATTCTTCAATTGATAATCGCTTGCAAAAAGGATAATGATATAGCAGATTTATTAAAAATTTCGCATAGCACGGTGAGATTCCATGTTAAGAACATCTGCCAAAAATTTGAAGCCAAGAATAAAATGGAATTAACGAAGATTGTTCGGGATACCGGTTGGTTTTGA